The proteins below come from a single Piscirickettsia litoralis genomic window:
- a CDS encoding terminase large subunit domain-containing protein — protein MTSKIATITKPPNTGQSWLEYLKSLSPDLRRRFLEPLTEAQAEFFLNSWVFNAREKQFAPDGLWDTWFILAGRGFGKTRSGSEWVLDGITNDEAERIALVGSTREDVRATMIEGESGILVRAEARKIKFDYNKSRLEIKFPDYNALCAGFSAEKPERLRGPQFHWAWCDELAAWARDKDTWDMLHGSVATSVGILHFHGAKSPRKTRRL, from the coding sequence ATGACAAGCAAAATAGCGACGATAACTAAACCGCCTAATACAGGGCAAAGCTGGCTAGAGTATTTGAAATCATTATCACCGGATTTAAGAAGGCGATTTCTAGAGCCACTGACCGAGGCGCAAGCTGAGTTCTTTTTAAATAGCTGGGTTTTTAACGCCCGAGAAAAGCAGTTCGCCCCTGATGGTTTGTGGGATACCTGGTTTATTCTCGCTGGTCGCGGATTTGGCAAGACACGCTCCGGTTCCGAATGGGTGCTTGATGGCATTACCAATGATGAGGCTGAACGAATTGCGCTGGTAGGGTCCACTAGAGAAGATGTCAGGGCCACTATGATTGAAGGCGAGAGTGGCATTTTAGTTCGTGCCGAAGCTCGCAAGATTAAGTTCGATTATAATAAGAGTCGGCTTGAGATCAAGTTTCCCGATTACAATGCACTCTGTGCAGGCTTCTCTGCGGAAAAACCCGAGCGTTTGCGTGGTCCTCAGTTTCACTGGGCGTGGTGTGATGAATTAGCCGCTTGGGCGCGAGATAAAGACACCTGGGACATGCTGCACGGAAGCGTCGCTACCTCGGTAGGTATTTTGCACTTCCATGGTGCAAAATCGCCTCGCAAAACGCGACGACTATAA
- a CDS encoding terminase small subunit — MGKLSPKKERFVEEYLIDLNATQAAIRAGYSEKTANKQGPKLLVNVGIQEEIQKRQEKLKIKAEEKQLDVIQSYVEIARTSITDVLSWKDSKITIKDSDCIPPEIARCISEITEEKSKFGSKLKIKMYDRKSSLDSLARHFGLFNQKTETEITLNPQTAMEKLTEQLFKVKENDKQNSDDN, encoded by the coding sequence ATGGGTAAATTATCGCCAAAAAAAGAGCGTTTTGTTGAAGAATATTTAATTGACCTTAATGCGACTCAAGCGGCTATTCGTGCAGGGTACAGCGAAAAGACAGCCAACAAGCAAGGTCCAAAATTGTTGGTAAATGTTGGTATTCAGGAAGAAATACAAAAACGGCAAGAAAAGCTCAAGATTAAAGCCGAGGAAAAGCAGCTTGATGTTATTCAAAGTTACGTCGAAATCGCAAGGACAAGCATCACAGATGTTCTTTCATGGAAGGACTCAAAAATAACCATCAAAGATTCTGACTGTATCCCTCCTGAGATAGCTCGCTGCATTTCTGAAATCACGGAAGAAAAATCAAAGTTTGGCTCTAAGCTCAAAATTAAAATGTATGACCGTAAAAGCTCACTGGACTCATTGGCAAGACACTTTGGCTTATTCAACCAAAAAACCGAAACCGAAATCACCCTCAACCCACAAACAGCGATGGAGAAGCTGACAGAGCAACTCTTTAAGGTAAAGGAAAATGACAAGCAAAATAGCGACGATAACTAA
- a CDS encoding single-stranded DNA-binding protein: protein MNIYAKVHRSIIEGKLKTRKWQDQSGQERYITEIVADNMQFLGGKNPSPTQNHSQPVQQPGLNQYGKESSGLSHQPPPIGYQGVKPLQGDSDVQ, encoded by the coding sequence GTGAATATTTACGCAAAGGTTCACAGGTCTATTATCGAAGGCAAACTAAAAACACGAAAATGGCAAGATCAAAGCGGGCAAGAGCGCTACATCACCGAAATTGTTGCTGACAATATGCAGTTTTTGGGCGGCAAAAATCCAAGTCCAACGCAAAACCATTCACAACCAGTGCAGCAGCCAGGATTAAACCAATATGGCAAGGAATCAAGCGGACTATCACATCAGCCGCCACCGATAGGCTATCAAGGCGTTAAACCATTGCAGGGAGATAGTGATGTACAGTAA
- a CDS encoding type II toxin-antitoxin system HicB family antitoxin, translating into MANLDYSFNVHRLSEEDGGGYLVEFPDLPGCMADGETIEDAIADAKDACEAWIEAAHEFGREIPKPKSDDDFSGQWRVRTPKSLHAALSRKAKEENVSLNTLVVCLLAEGLGKKQVV; encoded by the coding sequence ATGGCTAATTTAGACTATTCGTTTAACGTACATCGATTAAGTGAAGAAGATGGCGGTGGTTATTTAGTTGAGTTTCCAGATTTGCCAGGGTGCATGGCTGATGGAGAGACCATTGAAGATGCTATTGCTGATGCTAAAGATGCTTGTGAGGCATGGATTGAGGCTGCTCACGAGTTTGGCCGGGAAATACCTAAACCAAAATCAGATGATGATTTTAGTGGGCAATGGAGAGTGAGAACCCCTAAAAGCCTACATGCAGCTTTATCTCGAAAAGCTAAAGAAGAAAATGTAAGTTTAAATACTTTGGTTGTATGCTTGTTGGCTGAAGGGCTTGGTAAAAAACAAGTTGTTTAA
- a CDS encoding helix-turn-helix domain-containing protein, with protein sequence MARNFFGERVKQLRKQANITQADLAKKVGVSQPAVASWESGASKTVKPEHLIVISYLFNVSPEWLATGKNKKNQSFLNQFPNTTRNKLESYAENNNLTIEQAIYKIIKSAL encoded by the coding sequence ATGGCGAGGAATTTTTTTGGTGAAAGAGTAAAGCAGCTTAGAAAACAAGCTAACATAACTCAGGCAGACCTAGCAAAGAAAGTAGGTGTTAGCCAACCTGCAGTCGCTTCGTGGGAATCAGGAGCAAGCAAGACTGTAAAACCTGAACACCTAATAGTAATCTCTTATTTATTTAATGTTTCCCCTGAATGGCTGGCTACAGGTAAAAACAAAAAAAACCAATCATTCCTAAACCAATTTCCAAACACAACAAGAAACAAGCTCGAATCTTATGCTGAGAATAACAATCTGACTATAGAACAAGCCATTTACAAAATAATCAAGTCAGCTCTCTAA
- a CDS encoding IS3 family transposase, translating into MKDKKQYKRYSTTFKEEAVALVTEQGYSAQQAADAVGVRTNMIYRWKDQQDKEANSTLTPDEKNELQALRKQVKQLQMEKEILKKASAFFAKEMK; encoded by the coding sequence ATGAAAGATAAAAAGCAATACAAGCGTTATTCGACGACGTTTAAAGAAGAAGCGGTGGCTTTGGTCACGGAACAAGGCTACAGTGCTCAACAAGCTGCCGATGCAGTTGGTGTTAGGACGAATATGATTTATCGCTGGAAAGACCAGCAAGATAAAGAGGCAAATTCCACTCTGACTCCTGATGAAAAGAATGAACTTCAAGCTTTGCGTAAGCAGGTAAAGCAACTACAGATGGAGAAAGAAATTTTAAAAAAGGCGAGTGCCTTCTTCGCGAAAGAAATGAAGTAA
- a CDS encoding type II toxin-antitoxin system MqsA family antitoxin, which translates to MTKKTQCPICGEFEVSRQIRAVTHTFKGHKLEVMQPGEYCDACGESVLSPADLKATAKEIEQWRSEILGRLTPQDVKRIRNGLKLNQKEAGAIFGGGPNAFSRYENGLARIPKAVEFLFKMLDQYPNETTSKAVSSVINLSHFVSGPRKGKHAHG; encoded by the coding sequence ATGACAAAGAAAACACAATGTCCAATATGTGGCGAGTTTGAAGTGTCACGCCAAATTAGAGCAGTGACGCATACGTTTAAAGGGCATAAATTAGAAGTAATGCAACCAGGTGAATATTGCGATGCATGTGGTGAGTCTGTTCTTTCCCCTGCTGATTTAAAAGCAACCGCAAAAGAGATTGAGCAATGGCGGTCTGAAATTTTAGGAAGATTAACACCTCAAGACGTTAAGCGTATCCGCAACGGTTTAAAACTAAACCAAAAAGAAGCAGGGGCAATTTTTGGAGGTGGGCCTAATGCATTTAGTCGTTATGAAAATGGTTTAGCAAGAATACCGAAAGCTGTAGAATTTTTGTTTAAAATGCTAGATCAATACCCAAATGAAACGACGAGCAAGGCGGTCTCAAGTGTAATAAACCTGAGTCATTTTGTTTCCGGCCCCAGGAAAGGCAAGCATGCTCATGGCTAA
- the def gene encoding peptide deformylase, producing the protein MTVHDLVYAGNSILKNPSSEIVNFNSSELKMLVEDLIVTMRENHGAGLAAPQIGIDLRVMVFEIKNNPRYPDVEEVDLTVLVNPSYEIISEVLTEEYEGCLSLPKMRGLARRYDHILYSAYDVNGNHFEKEAKGWHARVFQHEYDHLDGILYPERMHNMKEFSYLES; encoded by the coding sequence GTGACCGTACATGATTTAGTTTATGCTGGCAATTCAATCTTAAAAAATCCTTCATCTGAGATTGTTAACTTTAATTCTTCTGAACTTAAAATGTTAGTCGAAGACTTAATTGTTACTATGCGAGAGAACCACGGTGCTGGTCTTGCTGCCCCTCAAATTGGTATTGACTTAAGAGTCATGGTTTTTGAAATTAAGAATAATCCACGTTATCCTGACGTTGAAGAAGTCGATCTAACAGTGCTAGTAAACCCCAGTTACGAGATAATTTCTGAAGTATTAACTGAAGAGTATGAAGGTTGTTTGAGCTTACCTAAAATGAGAGGTTTGGCTCGGCGGTATGATCATATTCTCTATTCAGCTTATGATGTTAACGGAAACCATTTTGAGAAAGAAGCAAAAGGATGGCATGCACGAGTTTTTCAGCATGAATATGATCATTTAGATGGTATTTTATATCCTGAGAGGATGCATAACATGAAGGAGTTTTCGTACTTAGAGAGCTGA
- a CDS encoding type II toxin-antitoxin system MqsR family toxin, which yields MVKKGTSFTKPTYCLDSIKAEFDRVECLRMTGVASRSAAELDFTLQDVVDCIQELESYNFYKTMAPYSKGFTANHDVYKINYLEIDLYIKFQKVKDFFIVSFKEE from the coding sequence ATGGTAAAGAAAGGTACAAGTTTCACGAAGCCAACTTATTGTTTAGACAGCATTAAAGCTGAATTTGATCGAGTTGAGTGCTTAAGAATGACGGGTGTTGCTAGCCGCTCTGCTGCTGAACTTGACTTTACTTTGCAAGATGTTGTGGATTGTATTCAAGAGTTAGAGAGTTATAACTTTTACAAAACAATGGCTCCCTATAGTAAAGGATTTACTGCAAACCACGATGTTTACAAAATTAATTACTTGGAAATTGATTTATACATTAAGTTTCAAAAAGTAAAAGATTTTTTTATAGTCTCATTCAAAGAGGAGTAA
- a CDS encoding helix-turn-helix domain-containing protein has protein sequence MGIIDKEVGRRLKTVRKARGYKTAKEFAEKNSINVTTYVHHEAGTRRLHPELIIRYCDVLHISSNWLIQGYGNSGLERPLNIKYIEQLDEIKGKYQIVNVDLFKLILNEIIVLVSQHGLIIPSSELTDFSIDVYNSIIGTSIPENEAKQLIKLSVNSIKRAVKHIEPKAIESL, from the coding sequence ATGGGTATTATCGATAAAGAAGTTGGTCGCCGACTAAAAACAGTTAGAAAAGCTAGAGGTTACAAAACTGCAAAAGAATTTGCGGAAAAAAATTCAATAAATGTCACAACATATGTACATCACGAAGCAGGTACTAGACGTTTGCACCCCGAACTAATTATTCGTTATTGCGACGTTTTACACATATCTTCTAATTGGCTAATTCAGGGATATGGTAATTCAGGGTTAGAAAGACCTCTCAATATAAAATACATAGAACAGCTAGATGAAATTAAAGGAAAATACCAAATAGTAAATGTAGATCTATTCAAATTAATATTAAACGAAATCATAGTCCTTGTTAGTCAACACGGTCTAATCATTCCATCGTCAGAATTAACTGATTTTTCGATTGATGTTTATAACAGTATCATTGGTACTTCCATCCCAGAAAATGAAGCAAAACAATTAATTAAATTATCAGTTAACTCTATCAAAAGGGCAGTAAAGCATATTGAACCAAAAGCCATCGAGAGCTTGTAA
- a CDS encoding type II toxin-antitoxin system HicB family antitoxin, which translates to MIYPVVVMKDKTSDYTVAVPDLPGIITAGDSYEDAIEMAKDAIDGHVECLSEAGEDIPRGSDLQDHVANPDFTGGVWFLVEVDIALRHP; encoded by the coding sequence ATGATTTATCCCGTTGTAGTCATGAAAGATAAAACAAGCGATTACACCGTAGCTGTACCAGATTTACCTGGGATAATTACGGCAGGTGATTCATATGAAGATGCTATTGAAATGGCAAAAGATGCAATTGATGGTCATGTTGAATGTTTATCGGAAGCAGGTGAGGATATTCCCAGAGGATCAGATTTACAAGACCATGTCGCTAATCCAGATTTTACGGGTGGGGTATGGTTTTTAGTAGAAGTTGATATTGCACTTAGACATCCTTGA
- the ssb gene encoding single-stranded DNA-binding protein, translating to MARGINKVIIVGNLGRDPEIRYTQSGDAIANITVATSESWKDRNTGQQQENTEWHRIVLFRRLGELAGEYLRKGSQVYYRRQTKNTKMARSKRARALHHRNCC from the coding sequence ATGGCTAGAGGAATAAATAAAGTAATCATTGTGGGTAATTTAGGGCGCGATCCTGAAATTCGCTACACCCAGTCAGGTGATGCGATTGCCAATATCACGGTTGCCACCTCCGAAAGTTGGAAAGATCGCAACACGGGGCAGCAACAAGAGAATACGGAGTGGCATCGCATTGTATTGTTTCGTCGTTTAGGTGAGCTTGCAGGTGAATATTTACGCAAAGGTTCACAGGTCTATTATCGAAGGCAAACTAAAAACACGAAAATGGCAAGATCAAAGCGGGCAAGAGCGCTACATCACCGAAATTGTTGCTGA